The following are encoded together in the Coffea arabica cultivar ET-39 chromosome 1c, Coffea Arabica ET-39 HiFi, whole genome shotgun sequence genome:
- the LOC113693311 gene encoding casein kinase 1-like protein HD16: MSELRAGVRLGLCGSPTVVPPVLPPAAAGEGKEIEEKKARKGKVEGEAAGVGFAGNYIKTRAAKAKAAAEAAGKVAEVEEELKAVKRVRKGKAKADNKEKEKVKEEEEEEAAVVVEEKVKKMGDESGGMSAKGSAGLEDDASLASFPDKVQVGGSPMYKVERKLGKGGFGQVFLGRRVSGGERTTGPGAVEVALKFEHRNSKGCSYGPPYEWQVYNTLGGSHGVPKVHYKGKQGDYYVMVMDMLGPSLWDVWNSSGQSMSGEMVACIAVESLSILEKLHAKGYVHGDVKPENFLLGQPSTPQEKKLFLVDLGLATKWRDSTRGQHVEYDQRPDIFRGTVRYASVHAHLGRTASRRDDLESLAYTLIFLHRGRLPWQGFQGDNKSFQVAKKKMATAPEALCCFCPAPLREFLETVVNLKFDEEPKYSKLISIFEGMIAADPATRPLNTDGAQKIIQIGQKRPRLNLDEDEVEQPRKKVRMGVPASQWVSIYNARKPMKQRYHYNVSDARLAQHVERGVEDGLYISSVASCSNLWAIIMDAGTNFTSQVFEISPFFLHKEWIMDQWDKNYYISCLAGATNGSSLVVMSKGTMYNQQSYKVSDSFPFKWINKKWKEGFHVTSMATAGTRWAVVMSRNSGFSDQVVELDFLYPSEGIHKRWDSGYRITATAATWDQAALILSVPRRKLLDETQETLRTSQFPSTHVKEKWAKNLYLASLCYGRTVC, translated from the exons ATGTCGGAGTTGCGGGCCGGAGTTCGTCTAGGCCTTTGTGGTTCGCCGACAGTAGTTCCACCGGTTTTGCCGCCAGCAGCGGCTGGGGAAGGAAAGGAAATAGAAGAAAAGAAGGCGAGGAAGGGGAAAGTAGAAGGAGAGGCGGCAGGTGTTGGGTTTGCTGGGAACTATATTAAAACTCGTGCTGCGAAAGCTAAAGCAGCGGCGGAAGCGGCGGGGAAGGTAGCTGAGGTAGAGGAGGAGTTAAAGGCGGTGAAAAGGgtaagaaagggaaaagctaaGGCGGataacaaggaaaaggaaaaggtaaaggaggaggaggaagaagaagcggCGGTGGTGGTTGAGGAAAAGGTCAAAAAGATGGGGGATGAAAGTGGGGGTATGAGTGCTAAAGGGAGTGCTGGACTAGAAGATGATGCCTCTCTTGCATCTTTTCCTGATAAG GTGCAAGTTGGAGGCTCACCCATGTATAAGGTTGAGAGGAAATTAGGTAAAGGTGGCTTTGGACAGGTTTTTTTGGGTCGTCGTGTTTCTGGTGGAGAGCGGACAACAGGTCCTGGAGCTGTGGAG GTAGCTCTGAAATTTGAGCATAGAAATAGCAAAGGCTGCAGCTATGGTCCTCCATATGAGTGGCAGGTTTACAa CACTCTTGGAGGTAGCCATGGAGTGCCTAAAGTACACtataaaggaaaacaaggagaCTACTATGTAATG GTCATGGACATGTTAGGGCCCAGCTTGTGGGATGTTTGGAACTCCTCAGGGCAGTC GATGTCTGGGGAAATGGTTGCTTGCATTGCAGTTGAATCCTTGTCAATATTGGAGAAGCTGCATGCAAAAGG GTATGTGCATGGGGATGTAAAGCCTGAGAACTTTTTGCTCGGCCAGCCATCAACACCTCAAGAAAAGAAGTTGTTTCTTGTAGATTTAGGATTAG CAACTAAGTGGAGAGACAGCACCAGGGGGCAACATGTTGAATATGATCAACGTCCTGACATATTCAG AGGGACCGTCCGCTATGCTAGTGTGCATGCTCACTTAGGAAGGACTGCTAGTAGAAGGGATGATTTAGAATCACTTGCATATACGCTTATTTTTCTCCACAGAGGCAGGTTGCCATGGCAAGGTTTTCAG GGTGATAACAAATCATTCCAGGTGGCTAAGAAAAAGATGGCAACAGCTCCTGAAGCGCTATGTTGCTTTTGCCCTGCCCCTCTCAGAGAATTTCTTGAAACTGTTGTTAACTTGAAATTTGACGAAGAGCCAAAGTATTCAAAGTTAATATCTATTTTTGAGGGTATGATTGCTGCCGATCCTGCAACCCGACCATTAAATACAGATGGTGCTCAAAAG ATTATCCAAATCGGCCAAAAGCGACCCAGATTGAATCTTGATGAGGATGAAGTGGAACAGCCAAGGAAGAAAGTTCGTATGGGAGTCCCAGCATCACAATGGGTTTCAATTTACAATGCTAGGAAGCCTATGAAAcagag GTACCATTATAATGTATCGGATGCAAGATTAGCGCAACATGTAGAAAGAGGGGTAGAAGATGGGTTGTATATAAGTTCTGTGGCATCATGTTCCAACTTGTGGGCCATTATTATGGATGCTGGGACTAATTTTACAAGCCAAGTTTTTGAGATATCACCTTTTTTCTTGCACAAG GAGTGGATTATGGACCAGTGGGACAAGAACTATTATATCAGCTGTCTTGCTGGTGCAACTAATGGAAGTTCGTTAGTGGTAATGTCAAAAG GCACCATGTATAACCAACAATCTTACAAAGTAAGTGATTCCTTTCCATTCAAGTGGATTAACAAGAAGTGGAAGGAAGGGTTTCACGTGACATCTATGGCTACTGCTGGTACTCGATGGGCTGTGGTTATGTCCCGAAACTCTGGCTTCAGTGATCAG GTTGTGGAGCTTGATTTTCTTTATCCCAGTGAGGGCATTCATAAACGGTGGGATAGTGGTTACCGAATTACAGCAACTGCTGCTACCTGGGATCAAGCTGCTCTTATCTTGAGTGTGCCTCGGCGCAAACTGCTTGATGAGACTCAGGAAACTCTAAGAACATCTCAGTTCCCAAGCACCCATGTTAAG GAAAAATGGGCAAAGAACCTCTATCTTGCTTCCCTGTGCTACGGGCGGACTGTGTGTTGA
- the LOC113693387 gene encoding DNA (cytosine-5)-methyltransferase CMT3-like, which produces MGKRKGSSTPAASREKSRASSSSSVEKKSKRQRMKVESVPANVDSDFMEEPDVVVVSDDNEREDGGEVEGESSPMSPAERKTKRRVLAENEEEGDFRFLGEPVADKEARCRWPHRYAVKQKRKQNAVLKDSKGEDDSEEFIDAKRHFTQAEVDGQIFNLEDDAYVQAEVGKRNYICKIVEMFEGTDGMPYFTAQWFYRAEDTIITECHEFIDEKRVFFSEVKNDNPLDCLVKRLRIARLPPNMDLECKDAAKSNCDYYYDMMFLEPHCTFISLPPENNGAGSDSGSTISSEADATGAVASGVEVSQEANHLEMRLLDLYSGCGAMSTGLCLGAYSTGVKLVTKWAVDVNKYACESLKWNHPETEVRNESAENFLLLIKEWERLCVSYALVESNVLPHPYVSSSNEQVDEVGGDDEDDDVDDSDGNSSEVFDVKEVLAMCYGDPKESGAVGLYCKIRWKGYGPDDDTWEPIDGLSDCQEKVKEFVTKGYKRKILPLPGNVDVICGGPPCQGISGFNRFRNTDQPLQDEKNKQLAVFMDIVAFLKPRFVLMENVVDLIKFSKGYLGRYAFARLLAMNYQARLGMMAAGAYGLPQFRMRVFMWGAVPKEKLPQYPLPTHDVVVRGVVPKEFESNTVAYEEGSKVELEKELFLEDAISDLPPVENDEPRDEMPYGGASKTEFQNFIRLRKDEMPGSLGFGLEVAPHLLYDHRPLQLNRDDYSRVCQIPKKKGANFRDLPGVRVRADNKVEWDPDIERVYLPSGKPLVPDYAMTFVGGSSCKPFGRLWWDETVPTVVTRAEPHNQTILHPKQDRVLTIRENARLQGFPDYYKLFGPIKERYIQVGNAVAVPVARALGFSLALALKGLSGDEPVLQLPKSFPNNVELPAEVSS; this is translated from the exons ATGGGGAAGAGGAAGGGTTCATCGACGCCGGCAGCTTCGAGGGAGAAATCTagggcttcttcttcttcttcggtAGAGAAGAAGTCGAAGCGACAAAGGATGAAAGTTGAGTCGGTTCCGGCAAATGTGGATAGTGATTTCATGGAGGAGCCGGACGTGGTGGTTGTGTCGGATGACAATGAACGGGAGGATGGAGGTGAGGTCGAGGGAGAGAGCTCGCCTATGTCGCCGGCTGAGAGGAAGACAAAAAGGCGCGTTCTTGCGGAAAATGAGGAGGAAGGTGATTTTCGGTTTCTTGGTGAGCCTGTTGCTGACAAGGAGGCTCGTTGTCGGTGGCCTCATCGATATGCAGTCAAGCAAAAG AGGAAACAAAATGCAGTTTTAAAAGACTCAAAAGG TGAGGATGACTCTGAAGAATTTATCGATGCTAAAAGACACTTCACTCAAGCAGAAGTTGATGGGCAGATTTTTAACTTGGAAGATGATGCTTATGTACAG GCTGAAGTAGGCAAAAGAAATTACATCTGCAAAATAGTGGAGATGTTTGAGGGAACTGATGGCATGCCGTATTTCACTGCTCAGTGGTTTTACAGGGCCGAGGATACT ATCATTACAGAATGTCATGAATTTATAGACGAAAAGCGAGTATTCTTTTCTGAAGTCAAGAATGACAATCCTTTGGACTGTCTGGTTAAGAGACTTAGGATCGCCCGGCTGCCGCCAAAT ATGGATTTGGAATGCAAGGATGCTGCAAAATCAAATTGTGACTATTATTATGACATGATGTTCTTAGAGCCTCACTGCACGTTTATCAGCTTGCCGCCTG AGAATAATGGAGCTGGAAGTGACTCTGGCTCTACAATATCGAGTGAAGCTGATGCTACTGGAGCAGTGGCTAGTGGTGTAGAGGTCTCCCAAgaagcaaaccacttggagatgaGGCTACTGGACCTGTATTCAGGCTGTGGGGCAATGTCCACTGGACTTTGCCTGGGAGCTTATAGCACTGGTGTTAAACTTGTTACC AAATGGGCAGTTGATGTAAACAAGTATGCATGTGAAAGTCTAAAATGGAACCATCCGGAGACTGAG GTACGAAATGAATCTGCCGAGAACTTTTTGCTtttgattaaggagtgggagaGGCTTTGTGTCTCCTATGCATTAGTAGAAAGCAATGTTCTACCACATCCGTATGTTAGCTCGTCAAATGAGCAAGTAGATGAAGTTGGTGGAGATGATGAAGATGACGATGTTGATGATAGTGATGGTAATAGTTCTGAAGTTTTTGATGTCAAAGAGGTATTGGCTATGTGCTATGGGGATCCAAAAGAGAGTGGTGCTGTTGGTCTTTACTGTAAG ATTCGCTGGAAAGGTTATGGACCAGATGATGATACATGGGAGCCTATAGACGGTTTAAG TGATTGTCAagagaaggtgaaggaattcGTCACTAAAGGTTACAAAAGAAAGATTTTGCCTTTGCCT GGAAATGTCGATGTTATATGTGGGGGCCCTCCTTGCCAAGGAATAAGTGGGTTTAACCGATTTCGGAATACAGACCAACCATTACAAGATGAAAAAAATAAGCAGCTTGCCGTCTTCATGGATATTGTGGCTTTTCTAAAGCCTAGATTTGTGTTGATGGAAAATGTTGTTGATTTGATTAAGTTTTCCAAAGGGTATCTTGGGAGGTATGCTTTTGCTCGGCTTCTTGCTATGAACTATCAAGCACGACTTGGAATGATGGCTGCTGGTGCTTATGGTCTCCCACAGTTTAGAATGCGTGTCTTTATGTGGGGTGCTGTTCCTAAAGAG AAGTTGCCTCAGTACCCATTGCCTACCCATGATGTCGTTGTGAGAGGGGTTGTTCCCAAGGAATTTGAG TCCAATACTGTAGCTTATGAAGAAGGTTCAAAAGTTGAATTGGAGAAGGAGCTTTTTCTTGAAGATGCTATTTCTGATCTTCCACCG GTTGAAAATGACGAGCCACGAGATGAAATGCCATATGGTGGTGCGTCCAAGACTGAATTTCAAAACTTCATCAGATTGAGGAAAGATG AAATGCCAGGTAGTCTAGGCTTTGGATTAGAAGTAGCTCCACATTTGCTGTATGACCATAGGCCGCTCCAACTAAATAGGGATGATTATAGTCGGGTGTGTCAGATTCCCAAGAAGAAG GGTGCAAACTTTAGAGATTTGCCAGGTGTAAGAGTCCGTGCTGATAACAAGGTGGAATGGGATCCAGATATAGAGCGTGTCTATCTGCCCTCAGGGAAACCTTTG GTACCTGATTATGCTATGACTTTTGTTGGTGGATCTTCATGCAA GCCTTTTGGACGATTGTGGTGGGATGAGACAGTACCTACAGTTGTCACACGAGCAGAACCTCACAATCAG ACCATATTGCATCCAAAGCAAGACAGAGTCCTTACAATCCGAGAGAATGCTAGACTCCAAGGATTTCCTGATTATTACAAACTTTTTGGCCCCATTAAAGAGAG GTACATTCAAGTTGGCAACGCAGTTGCTGTGCCAGTTGCTCGCGCTTTAGGATTTTCTTTAGCTTTGGCTTTGAAGGGTTTGTCAGGCGACGAACCAGTACTGCAATTACCAAAGAGCTTTCCAAATAATGTCGAGCTTCCTGCAGAAGTGTCTTCATGA
- the LOC113693133 gene encoding pentatricopeptide repeat-containing protein At2g21090-like, whose translation MPFLFSPTRILKPSFKPSNKNNTCIVQNFLNLCSQGHLQEAVKSLDLLAQKGIRLDCKKLAFLIQKCAESKNLKLGRWVHLHLKVTGLKHPNTFLANHLINMYGKCGDHIEARLVFDKMSLRNLYSWNNMLSGYAKQLMVKPARRLFDKMPERDVVSWNTMVIAYAQSGICDEALRFYKELRRSVIGFNEYSFAGVVTVCVKLKELRLTKQVHSQVLVAGFSLNVVLSSSIVDAYAKCGELGDARKLFDQMGRRDVLAWTTLISGYAKWGDMESARVLFDVMPERNPVSWTAMISGYARNDKGHEALDLFMKMMMLCIRPDQFTFSSCLCASASIASLKHGKQIHAHLIRIKFRPNSIVLSSLIDMYSKCGCLELAKQVFDVVGDKQDVVLWNTMLSALAQHGSGEKAINLFAEMVTAGVRPDKITFLVLLSACSHSGLVHEGLRLFESMNRDHNIVPDQEHYSCLIDILGRAGRFHEVMDHLRKMPCKPDEHVWNALIGVCTMHGNIELGRIAAKHLLQLNPQSPAIYISLSKIYAALGKWDSVMRLRQIMNEWNVSKEQALSWLEIDHNLHQTTVSDKVNSSSLGEANPLVELLADHSGI comes from the coding sequence ATGCCCTTTCTCTTCTCCCCAACTCGCATTCTCAAGCCGTCATTTAAGCCCAGTAACAAGAATAATACTTGCATAGTCCAAAACTTTCTGAATCTTTGCTCTCAAGGTCACCTTCAAGAAGCTGTCAAGTCTTTAGACCTCTTAGCGCAAAAGGGCATTCGTTTGGACTGTAAAAAATTAGCTTTTCTCATACAGAAGTGTGCTGAGTCCAAGAATTTGAAATTGGGCAGATGGGTTCACCTCCATCTAAAGGTTACTGGTCTCAAACACCCCAATACATTTTTAGCCAATCATTTGATCAATATGTACGGTAAATGCGGCGATCACATTGAAGCACGCttagtgtttgataaaatgagctTGAGAAATTTGTATTCTTGGAACAACATGCTTTCTGGGTATGCTAAACAACTTATGGTAAAGCCTGCAAGGAggttgtttgataaaatgcccgAGAGGGACGTTGTATCGTGGAATACTATGGTAATTGCCTACGCGCAGAGTGGTATATGTGATGAAGCTTTGAGGTTTTATAAAGAGTTGAGGAGGTCAGTTATTGGGTTTAATGAGTATAGCTTTGCTGGAGTGGTGACggtttgtgtgaagttgaaggAGTTGAGGCTAACAAAGCAGGTCCACTCTCAAGTTTTGGTTGCAGGGTTTTCACTAAATGTGGTCCTTTCTAGTTCCATTGTTGATGCATATGCTAAATGTGGGGAATTGGGTGATGCCAGGAAATTATTTGATCAGATGGGAAGAAGGGATGTTCTGGCTTGGACCACTTTGATATCAGGATATGCCAAATGGGGTGATATGGAGTCAGCCAGGGTGTTATTTGATGTGATGCCTGAAAGGAATCCTGTTTCTTGGACTGCTATGATTTCAGGTTATGCTCGTAATGACAAGGGACATGAGGCCCTTGACTTGTttatgaagatgatgatgcttTGCATTAGACCTGATCAGTTTACTTTTAGTAGTTGCCTCTGTGCTAGTGCAAGTATAGCCTCACTCAAACATGGTAAACAAATCCATGCACATTTgataaggattaaatttaggcCTAATTCAATAGTTTTAAGTTCTCTCATTGACATGTATTCAAAGTGTGGTTGTCTGGAACTTGCAAAGCAAGTTTTTGATGTTGTGGGTGACAAACAAGACGTAGTATTGTGGAACACAATGTTATCTGCACTTGCACAGCATGGTTCTGGTGAGAAAGCAATAAATTTGTTTGCTGAAATGGTGACAGCGGGCGTTAGACCAGACAAAATCACCTTTCTTGTTCTTCTCAGTGCATGTAGTCACTCAGGGCTTGTGCACGAGGGACTTAGGTTATTTGAGTCAATGAATCGCGATCACAATATTGTTCCAGATCAAGAACATTATTCTTGCTTAATTGATATTTTAGGTCGAGCAGGACGATTCCATGAGGTAATGGATCATCTAAGAAAGATGCCATGCAAACCAGACGAACATGTCTGGAATGCCTTAATTGGTGTTTGTACGATGCATGGAAATATAGAGCTGGGAAGAATAGCAGCAAAACACCTTCTTCAGTTGAATCCTCAATCACCAGCAATCTACATTTCACTGTCAAAAATATATGCAGCACTTGGCAAGTGGGACTCTGTGATGAGGTTGAGACAGATAATGAATGAGTGGAATGTTAGCAAAGAACAAGCACTTAGTTGGTTAGAAATAGATCATAACTTGCATCAAACTACTGTATCTGATAAAGTAAATTCATCATCATTAGGAGAAGCTAACCCACTTGTTGAACTGTTGGCTGATCACAGTGGAATATGA